The Jannaschia sp. M317 DNA segment GCCACCCGCGCGGGGGTCGCCCCCTCTGCGATCAGGGTTTCCAGCGCCAGCAGACACCCCTGTGTCGTGCCGTGATGCCCGGTCCCGAAGGCCATCGCCGCCTCGATCAGCAGGGCCACGCGTCCCGCGGGCACCTTGTCGGCATCGTGGCTGCCGTAGACAAAGAAGCGCCCGGCCGCGACCGGCTGCAATTCGCGGCGCACATGGGCCACCCAGTCGGTCGGCGGGATTTCGGAGACGACAAACGGCTTCGCCCCATAGGCCGCCGCCAGAACGGCCAGGGCCGTCTCGTCCGGGGCCTCGGCGAAATAGGCACCGACTTCCCACAGGCCGGATCCGTCCTCCATCTCGAAGACACCGACGCCGTCCGGCTCCAGCGCGTCTTCCAGCTTTTCGCCCAGGGCTTCGGCGGGTTCTTTGCCGGTCAGGGTGGTCAGGGCGGTCCAGCTGGCGGGGGTGATGGTGTCGTCGGTCATGGCGGGGGCTCCTCGCGCGGGTTGGCCGGGGCCTAGACCGGGCGGGCGCGGGCGTCCAGTGCCCCGGGGACCACGGCTGGACGCCCGGCGCGCGCCGTGGCACCCCTGCGCCATGACCGATGACGCCCTGACCCCGCTTTCCGCCGCTGCCATCGAGGCGCTGTTCACCCGATCCGACGGCAGCTACCTGTTTGCCCGCTGGGGCCGCCCCATCGCCCCCGTCGTCTTCGGCGTCGAGCCGGAGACCGTCGCCATCCTGAAGGCCGCGATCGAGGCGATCTGCGTGCTGACCAACCACCGCATGGCCGAAACCGACCCGGAGTTGGGCGCGAACCTCATGGTGTTTTTCATCCGCGACTGGGCGGAATTGAGCGAAACCCCGAACCTGGACCGGTTGATCCCCGACCTGGGCCCGCTGGTCGCGCGCCTGCAGGCGGCAGAGGCCAACCAATACCGCATCTTTCGATTCGACGAAGGCGCGGCGATCAAGGCCTGCTTCAGCTTCATCCGCATGGATGCGGAGATGTCCGAGGTGCCCGCCGACACGCTGGCCCTGCACCAGATGGTGCAGGCGGCACTGCTCTGGTCGGACCGCGCATTCGCCGACGCGTCGCCGTTGGCGATGCTGGACGGACGCGCGGTGCTGCGCCCGGACGTGGCCGACCTGATGCGTGCGGCCTATGATCCCGTGATGCCCGCCATGGCGCAGGACGCCAGCCACGCCCTGCGCCTTGGCGCGCGGGTCGGGCGCGTGCAATGACCCCGCACCGCTGGCCGATCCGCGTCTACTACGAGGACACCGACCTGGCGGGGATCGTTTATCACGCCAATTACCTGAAGTTCCTGGAACGCGCGCGGTCCGAAATGGTGCGCGACGCAGGGATCGATCAGGCCGCGATGCGGGCCGAGGGCCTGGTTTTTGCGGTCACCCGGATTGAGGCCGACTATCTGTCGCCGGCCCGCTATGACGATGCCCTGGTGGTCGAAACCGGGATCACCCGTCTGACCCCCGCGCGATTCGTTCTGAGGCAAGAGGTGCGGCGCGATGCGGCGCTTTTGTTCCAGGCTGTCGTGACCGTGGCCTGCCTGGATCTGACCGGGCGGCCAAAGCGTTTGCCCGCCGCTGTTCACAGGCAATTCGCAGGCTCTTAACCGGACCTTAGGGCTTGATGCGTCAGACTTCGTCCGACTCATGTCGGGAAGGTCCATGCTCGCCGCGCTGATCCTGTTCTTTACGCTGTTCTTCGCCGCCCCGGCTGCGGCTATGGCCGATCCCTGCGCGGGGGCAAGCCGCTGGACCCGCGACCGTTGTCTTGTGCAGGCCGCCCAGATCGGTCCGGACTGCGCGCGCATCGGGGGGGGTGGGGCGCGGCTGGCCTGCTGGGACCGCCTGCACCGCCTTGCGAACTGTCCGCAACCCGCCGGCGATCTGGACGGGCTGCGATGTCGCACCGCGCCGCTGGGGCCGCTGCGGGATGTCGTTTTGACCTCTGCGCGGGCGTCCTGGCAGGTAGAGGACTCGGCCTCCGCCTTTGGCGACGCCAGGAATGTGTTCCTGTCCGTTGCAAGTGACGGGCCCACCACCTGCGGCCCACGCGGCCGCGCCTCGCTGATCCTGCGCTGTCTGGACGACCGCACCGCCGCCTATGTGATCCACGATTGCAGCACACCGCGCATCGGCGACGACGGCTGGGCGGCGGATCTGCGCATTGGCGACGATCCCGTCACCCGCGCGCGCATGACGCCGACGGCGGATGGCACGGGGTTCGGCCACTTCGACTATCAATCCGCCCGCACCTTGATCGAGGATCTGCTGGACCACGACAGCCTGCACCTGCGCTTTGCCGACATCGAAGGGCAGAGCAGCGAGTTGCGCTTTCCCGTGGCGGGCCTGGCCCAGGCCCTGCCCGCGCTGCGCCAGGCCTGCGGCTGGTCGCCAGTCGCGCCCTGGAACCGCCCCACGGCCCCTCCGCCCCCCTGACGCCGAAGCCCGCCATCCCTTCTGAAGCCGAAGAAGAGGATAGGGATCGTGCGCGCACGCACGCCTGCGCGCGTGCCCGCGCCTGCGACAATTCGCCGACCGCTGGCGGCATCTCGCCAAGGCTCTTTCAATCTGTTAATGTCCTTCCCAATTACGCGGTCGATAACGACCCGAACAACGAAGGACGGGCAGTCCACATGGAAACCGAAGTGTTGGCCGCGGCCAGCGAGATCGACTTTTCGATCTGGGCCTTGTTTTTGCGCGCGACGATCGTCGTGAAGCTTGTGATGATCGCGTTGTTCGCCGCATCTGTCTGGGTCTGGGCCATTTATATCCAGAAGGTTCTGCAATTCCGCCTCGCACGGTCGCGTGCCGCCGCCTTTGACCGCGCCTTCTGGTCCGGGGAACCGCTGGACGAACTTTACGACCAGATCGGGGAAAAGCCGCGTTCAGCGTCAGAGCGGATCTTTGCCGCCGCGATGACCGAATGGAACCGATCCCACCGGGATGACGGCGGCCTGATCGCTGGCACCCAGGCGCGCATCGATCGCACCATGGATGTGGCCATCGCAAAGGAACGGGATCGCCTGACCTCGGGTCTGACCTTTCTGGCCACGACCGGGTCGACCGCGCCCTTTGTCGGGCTGTTCGGCACGGTCTGGGGCATCAAGCACGCCTTTGAGCAGATCGCCATCAGCCAGAACACCAACCTGGCCGTGGTCGCCCCCGGCATCGCCGAGGCGCTGCTGGCCACGGGCATCGGCCTGGTCGCGGCCATCCCCGCGGTGATCTTCTACAACAAGCTGAACCGCGACGCCGACCGTATTACCGGCAATTACGAGGCCTTCGCCGACGAGTTCGCCACCATCATGTCTCGTCAACTGGACGCCGCCTGACATGGGCGCCGGGGCGATGAAATCCAGCGGCGGCAGCACCCGTCGCAGGCGGCGCGGGGGTGGCGCGCAGCCGATGTCCGAAATCAACGTCACCCCTTTCGTCGACGTCATGCTGGTGTTGCTGATCATCTTCATGGTCGCCGCCCCGCTGCTGACGGCAGGCGTGCCGATCGAACTGCCCGAAACCGCCGCGGCCCCCCTCCCGCAGGAGCAGGAGGAGCCGCTGGCCGTCACAGTCGGCGCCGAGGGTCAGGTCTTCATCGGCTCGACCGAGGTCGCGCGCGAGGAACTGGTGACCCGTCTGGCCGCCATCGCGGGCGAACGGCAGGGTGACCGCGTCTTTCTGCGGGCCGATGGCACCGTCCCCTATGCAGATGTGATGGTGGTGATGGGCGCGCTGAACGCGGGCGGATTTCGCAACATTGGTCTGGTCACCGACGCGGGCGGGCCAACCCTGGACGCGCCCGAGGGCGAATAGATGGAACGCCGCACTGCGGTCACCCTGTCGGCCGGGGCCCACGGTGGCCTGCTGGTCTGGGCCCTGATCGCGGGCTGGTTCCCAGCCACACCAGAGGAAGACACACTCGACGTGGCTGCCGTTTCGGTGATTTCAGCGGCGGAGTTCGATGCGCTGACCTCGCGGGAGCCAGAAGCCGCGCCCGCGCCAGAGGCCCCGGCCGCGCCCACCGCGCCAGAGGTTGCGCCCACGCCGCCGACACCCGCGCCCGACGCACGCCCGGTGCCTGCGCCACAGCCCGAGGCCCCGGTCCCGACACCGCCCGACGCCAATCCCGACGCCAGTCAATTGGCCCCGCCGCCCCGCGCCGATGTGTCGCCCGACGCGCCGGATCCCCTGGCCGCGCCCGCCGAGGACCCGACGGCGACCGTGTCAGATCGTCCGGCCCCGCGCCCCGCACCGCGCGTGGCCCCCACGCCCGCGCCGACGCCCCCCCCCGCCACCGATAGCGCACCTGTCGTGCAAGCCCCGCCGACCCCCGCCGAAGCGGAGGACCCGGTGCAACCCGCCGAAACCCCCGCCGCCCCCGAAGAGGCCGCGCCGGTGATCGTGACCGAGGCCGACACACCTGCGGCGGCCCCTGAACGGTCGGTCCGCCCTGCGCGCCGCCCTAACCGCCCGACGCCCGCCGTGGCAGAGGCCGACACACCTGCCGACGCACCAAGCCCTGCGACGGAAACCGCCAGCAGTGCGCCGCCCGAGCCGGCCGCGCCGCGTGAAATCGACACATCTGCCGCGCTGGCCGCCGCCCTGGGTGCAGCCGCCGAACCTGCACCCTCGGCCCCAGCAGGCCCGCCCCTGACCCAGGGCGAGCGGGATGGCCTGCGGGTGGCTGTCAGCCAATGCTGGAACCTCGGCTCTCTGTCGAGCGAGGCGCTGCGCACCAGGGTCACCATCGCGATGGAGATGAACCGCGACGGCACCCCCCTGACCAACTCGATTCGCCTGGTCGGTTTCACCGGCGGGTCCCAGGCCTCGGCCAACCAGGCCTACGAAGCCGGGCGCCGGGCGATCATCCGCTGTGGTCAGGGCGGATTTGATCTGCCCGAAGAAAAGTTCGAGCAGTGGCGCGAAATCGAGATGACCTTCGACCCAGAACAGATGCGGGGCCGTTGACCGTGCCCCGATTGCAGCAAGCCCCCGCCCCCGAGCGCGCCTTCACGGTGCTGTTATTGAGAAACACGGACAATCCCGCAATATATGCACGATTGTCGCCAACCCCCGTGAGGTGCGCGTGAAACGCCTTTTGACTGTCCTGTTCGTTCTGCTGTCCGCTGCCGCGGTGCTGTCCATCCCGGCGCGAGCGCAGGACGGCCCGCTGCGCATTACCATCACCGACGGCGTGATCGAACCGCTGCCCTTTGCCGTGCCCACCTTCGTTGCCCGCAATGCCGCGGCAGGCGATCTGGCGCAGGACATCACCCGCGTCATCGCCGCCGATCTGTCGAATACCGGCCTGTTCCGCGAAATCCCGAAGGATGCGCATATCGCGCGGATCTCCAGCTTTGACAGTTCCGTCCAGTGGTCCGACTGGAAGGCGATCAACGCGCAGGCCCTGATCACCGGCTCGGTCCTGGTCGAGGGCGATGGCCGCATCGTGGTCCAGTTCCGCCTGTTCGACGTCTTTTCCGAGGCCCCCTTGGGCGAAGGCCTGCAGTTCGTGGGCACCGCCGACGGCTGGCGGCGCATGGCCCACAAGGTGGCCGATGCCGCCTATTCCCGGATCACCGGCGAGGGACCCTATTTCGACAGCCGCGTCGTCTTTGTGTCTGAAACCGGACCCAAGGATGCCCGGCAGAAACGGCTGGCCGTGATGGATTACGACGGGGCCAACGTGCAGTATCTGACCTCGTCCAACGCCATCGTGCTGGCCCCCCGGTTTTCGCCCGACGGGCGGCAGATCGTCTACACCAGCTATGAGAGCGGCTTTCCCCGTGTGACCGTGCTGGACGTGGCGACGCTGGCCCGGCGGACGCTGGGTGATCTGAACACCAACATGAGCTTTGCGCCGCGCTTTTCGCCCGATGGCACGCAGGCAGTGTTTTCCGCAGAAGTCGCGGGAAACACGGATCTTTACCTGCTGAACCTTGGATCTGGCGCGACGACCCGCCTGACCACGGCCCCATCGATCGAGACGGCGCCCAGCTTTTCGCCCGACGGCAGCCGCATCGTGTTCGAAAGCGACCGGTCTGGCGCGCCGCAGATCTATGTGATGTCGGCCAACGGCGGCGAAGGCGACCGGATTTCATTTGGGGCGGGCCGTTACGGCACGCCGGTCTGGTCGCCGCGCGGTGATCTGATCGCATTCACCAAACAGAACGCGGGCCGGTTCCACATCGGCGTCATGCGGACCGACGGGTCCGAGGAACGCCTGCTGACCGGTGCCTTCCTGGACGAAGGCCCAACCTGGGCCCCCAATGGCCGCGTCGTCATGTTCACCCGCGAAACGGCGGGTGCCAACGGGGCGCCCGCGCTCTATTCCGTGGACATCACTGGACGCAACCTGCAACGTGCCGCAACGCCGGCCGCCGCCTCCGACCCTAGTTGGGGGCCCCTTCTCAATTGAGGACAAGAGCATGAAAACAAAGGCCATTCTTCTGATCTCCGCGCTTGCCCTGGCCGGCTGCGGCGGTCAGCCTTTCGACCGCGACGATGCGGTCGATCTGAACGCGGGTGCGGGCGGGTTCGGCGCGGGCGCGGGCGGTGTCGTGCCAGGCAGCGTCAACGACCCGACGTCTGCCGCCTACTTCCAGCAGGTCGTGGGCGACCGCGTGTTGTTCGCGGTGGACCAGTCGACCCTGTCACCCGAAGGCCGCGCAACCCTGACCGCGCAGGCGGAATGGATGATCGCAAACCCCGCCTATACGGCCCTGATCGAAGGCCATGCAGACGAACAGGGAACGCGAGAATACAACCTGGCCCTGGGCGGTCGCCGCGCCAATTCCGCACGCGATTTCCTTGTGTCGCAGGGCGTTCCCGCCAGCCGCATGCGCACCATCAGCTACGGCAAGGAACGCCCGTTGCAGATCTGCTCGACCGAAGCCTGCTATAGCCAGAACCGCCGCGCGGTGACCGTCCTGGCGGCAGGGGCGGGTGTCTGATGCGGCTTGCGCTTGCCCTGACAATCGCGCTGGCCACCCCTGTGGCCGCGCAGGACAACACGCAGACACTGGCGGATATTCGTCAGCAGTTATCAGTGCTTAACGTCGAAATGCAGCAGCTGACGCAGGAACTGTCGACCACCGGTGCGCCCGCGCTGGGGATAGAGGGTACGTCGTTCCCCGATCGCGTCATCAGCCTGGAAGCGCAGCTTCAGGCGTTGACCTCCAAGGCGGAGCAGTTGTCATTCCGGGTCGAGAGCATTGCACGTGACGGCGGCAACCGGATCGAGGACCTGCGATTCCAGCTTTGCGAGTTGACGACGGACTGCGATCTGGGTGCCTTGCCGACCCCCGGCCCACTGGGTGGCGCAGCCCAGGCCACGGGCGGCACCTCGGCCCCGGCACCCGCACCAACCGACGCGCCGCAGCTTGCCGTCGGAGAGCAGGCGGAGTTCGGCGCCGCCAGGGCCCTGCTGGACCAGGGACAGAATACGCAGGCCGCCCAAGCACTTGAGCGGTTCGTGGCGACCTATCCGACCGGCCCCCTGACAACCGAGGCACAGTTCCTGCGCGGCCAGGCCTTGTCGCGAGAGGCGGACCATGCGGGCGCTGCACGCGCCTATCTGGAGGCGTTCTCGGGCGCGCCGGAGGGTGCGGTGGCGCCGGACGCCTTGCTCGGCTTGGGCCGGGCGTTGGGCGCGTTGGGGCAAAGGGACGAGGCCTGCCTGACCTTGTCGGAGGTGGGCATCCGCTTCCCTCAGGCCACGGCCACGGGACAGGCCAATTCGGCGCTGGCGGAGTTTGGCTGCTCCTGAGCTTCATCTGACTGCGGACGACGCCCCTTTTGGCGTCGCCGTCTCCGGCGGGGCGGACAGCCTCTCCGTTCTTTTATCATGTAAATTGCATAACTTGCGCGTCCGGGCCGCCACCGTCGACCACGGGCTTCGACCTGCCTCTGCGGCCGAGGCTGCAACGGTCGGGACCCTTTGCGCGGCGCGCGGCATCCCCCACGACACGCTGCCGCTGTCCCTGTCTGATGGCGCTGACCTGCAAGCGCGGGCGCGGGACGCGCGTTATGCGGCCTTGGCAGATTGGGCGCGGTGGCGTGGGGTACGCTCGGTTCTGTTGGGGCATACGGCGGACGACGTGGCCGAGACGCTGTTGATGCGGCTCAACGACGGGGCCGGTTTGAACGGGCTGTCGGCCATGGCCCCGCGTTTTTCACGTTTTGGGGTTACTTTTTTACGCCCTTTTCACACTTTGCGGCGAAATTGCCTGCGGGATTTCGTGCTGGCGCAGGGCGTGACGCCGATCGACGACCCCAGCAACGAGAACCCGCGCTTTGAACGCGTGCGGGTGCGGCAGCTGATCCGGGATCTGGGACTGCCCGTCGATCAACTCGCTGCATCGGCACGCGCCTTGTCAGAGGTGCGCACGTCGGTCGAGGCGCAGACCCTGCGCCTTGCAACGGCCTATGTCAGCGAAGATCGGGGGGATCTGCTGATCAAGCCGCATGACCTGGCGGCGCTGCTTGGCGATGCCGAACAGGCGCGGCGCGTGTTGTTGCGCGCGCTGAGCTGGATAAATGGCGGGACGTATCCCCCGCGTCGGGCCGAACAGGTCGAGCTGATGCGGCGTGTCGCGGCAGGCGAGGATGCGACCCTGGCCGGTTGCCTGCTGCGGCATCGGGCCACGGGGCTGCGGATCGCGCGGGAACCGGCGGCGGCCTTGCGGGCAAGGGACGCGGTGCCGGGGACGGTCTGGGATGGGCGGTGGCGTGTGACGGCACGGGGCGGGGACCTGTCGGGTCTGTCGATTCGCGCCTTGGGGGGCGCCGTGACCGACGTGGACTGGCGGGCGATCGGCTTGCCCCGGTCCAGCGTCATGGCCCGACCGGCGATCTGGCGGGGGGCCGCGTTGCTGGCCGTTCCAGGCCTGTCCGAAGGTTGGCGCGCCGACTGCGAACCGGTTTGGCCCGAAGGGTAAGCGGCCCGCCCCCTTCCCTGGCCAGAAACCCGGCGAAAACGCAGTAACAGCCGTCGTCACCGGTGCCTCGCGCCCCCGGATTTACGGCCTGAAATCGCCGCAATGCGCGACAAAGCTGCTGCATTCAGGCGCGGATCGGGGAATTGCGTTGAACACAGGCCAGCAATCCCTATCTTGCAGGTCAACAGTCGCGCGGGCGAACCGGCCTGCGCCATACGGAGGAAATCCCCTTGGGTAACGCGCGTTCCATCGCATTCTGGGTGGTCCTTTTTGTCCTCGTCATGGCCCTGTTCCAGCTCTTCTCGGGCGGCCAGAGCGCGATGTCGGCACGAGAGGTCCCCTATTCCGAGTTCGTCAACCAGGTCGAGAACGGCTCCGTCAGCGCGGTGACGCTGGACGGAGAGCGGATCATCTTCCGCGGGGTCGGCGGATCGGAGCAGATCACCATCAAACCCGCCGACGTCGACGTGACGGAAACGCTGCTCGACAACGATGTCGCCATCAGCGCCGAAAGCCAGGAACAATCCGGCTTCATGTCGGCGCTGGGCCTGTGGTTGCCGTTCCTGGTGCTGATCGGGATCTGGATCTTCTTCATGAACCGGATGCAGGGCGGCGGCAAAGGCGGGGCCATGGGCTTTGGCAAATCGAAGGCCAAGCTGCTGACTGAAAAGCACGGTCGCGTGACGTTCGACGACGTGGCGGGCATCGACGAAGCCAAGGACGACCTGGAAGAGATCGTTGAATTCCTGCGCAACCCGCAGAAGTTCAGCCGCCTGGGTGGCAAGATCCCCAAAGGTGCGCTGCTGGTCGGCCCTCCGGGCACCGGCAAGACGTTGCTTGCACGGGCTGTGGCCGGTGAAGCGGGCGTGCCGTTCTTCACCATCTCCGGTTCCGACTTTGTCGAGATGTTCGTGGGTGTCGGCGCCAGCCGGGTGCGCGACATGTTCGAACAGGCCAAGAAAAACGCGCCCTGCATCATCTTCATCGACGAAATCGACGCCGTGGGCCGGTCGCGTGGCGTGGGTTATGGCGGGGGCAACGACGAGCGTGAGCAGACGTTGAACCAGCTGCTGGTCGAGATGGACGGCTTTGATGCCAACGAGGGCATCATCATCGTCGCGGCCACCAACCGTCCCGACGTTCTGGACCCCGCGTTGCTGCGTCCCGGGCGGTTCGACCGTCAGGTGCAGGTGCCGAACCCCGACGTGAAGGGTCGTGAAAAGATCCTGACCGTTCACGCCCGCAAGGTGCCGCTGGGTGCCGACGTCGACCTGCGCATCATCGCCCGTGGCACGCCCGGTTTCTCTGGTGCGGATCTGGCGAACCTGGTGAACGAAAGCGCCCTGCTGGCGGCGCGGATCGGGCGCCGTGTGGTCACGATGGAGGACTTCGAGCAGGCCAAGGACAAGGTCATGATGGGCGCGGAGCGTCGGTCCATGGTCATGACCGAGGACGAAAAGAAGCTGACAGCCTACCACGAGGCCGGTCACGCCGTCGTCGGCCTGAACGTCCCGCAGCACGACCCGATCCACAAGGCGACGATCATCCCGCGCGGCCGTGCGCTGGGCCTGGTGCTGTCTTTGCCGGAGCGGGATCGGATTTCGGCCAGCTATCAATGGTTCACCTCGCGCATCGCGATGGCCATGGGCGGGCGCGTGGCCGAAGAGTTGATCTTCGGCAAGGAGAACATCACCTCCGGCGCGTCGCAGGACATCAAGCAGGCCACGCAAATGGCCCGCGCGATGGTCACCCAATACGGCTATGCCCACGAAGAGCTGGGCTTCGTCGATTACGCCAATGAGCAGCAGAGCTATCTGGGTGCCTATGGCGGTGGCACGAACCACTCGTCCGAAACGCAGCGCCTGATCGACGAGAAGGTCAAGGATATCATCAACGACGGCTACGAGACGGCCAAACGGATCCTGACCGAAAAGGCTGACGCCTTGGAGAACCTGGCCCAGGGCCTGTTGGAATACGAGACGCTGACCGGGCCGGAGATCACCAA contains these protein-coding regions:
- a CDS encoding 50S ribosomal protein L11 methyltransferase, translating into MTDDTITPASWTALTTLTGKEPAEALGEKLEDALEPDGVGVFEMEDGSGLWEVGAYFAEAPDETALAVLAAAYGAKPFVVSEIPPTDWVAHVRRELQPVAAGRFFVYGSHDADKVPAGRVALLIEAAMAFGTGHHGTTQGCLLALETLIAEGATPARVADIGAGTAVLAMAAARVFPDAHVIASDIDEVAVEVALANLRVNGMEGAVDCVEAAGFGHAALTDAPFDLIFANILKGPLIDMAPDMAANAAPGCHVILSGILNPQADEVVAAYEAAGLSLVRRAELGDWTTLTLRR
- the ybgC gene encoding tol-pal system-associated acyl-CoA thioesterase; the protein is MTPHRWPIRVYYEDTDLAGIVYHANYLKFLERARSEMVRDAGIDQAAMRAEGLVFAVTRIEADYLSPARYDDALVVETGITRLTPARFVLRQEVRRDAALLFQAVVTVACLDLTGRPKRLPAAVHRQFAGS
- a CDS encoding type VI secretion protein, giving the protein MLAALILFFTLFFAAPAAAMADPCAGASRWTRDRCLVQAAQIGPDCARIGGGGARLACWDRLHRLANCPQPAGDLDGLRCRTAPLGPLRDVVLTSARASWQVEDSASAFGDARNVFLSVASDGPTTCGPRGRASLILRCLDDRTAAYVIHDCSTPRIGDDGWAADLRIGDDPVTRARMTPTADGTGFGHFDYQSARTLIEDLLDHDSLHLRFADIEGQSSELRFPVAGLAQALPALRQACGWSPVAPWNRPTAPPPP
- the tolQ gene encoding protein TolQ, coding for METEVLAAASEIDFSIWALFLRATIVVKLVMIALFAASVWVWAIYIQKVLQFRLARSRAAAFDRAFWSGEPLDELYDQIGEKPRSASERIFAAAMTEWNRSHRDDGGLIAGTQARIDRTMDVAIAKERDRLTSGLTFLATTGSTAPFVGLFGTVWGIKHAFEQIAISQNTNLAVVAPGIAEALLATGIGLVAAIPAVIFYNKLNRDADRITGNYEAFADEFATIMSRQLDAA
- the tolR gene encoding protein TolR, with the protein product MGAGAMKSSGGSTRRRRRGGGAQPMSEINVTPFVDVMLVLLIIFMVAAPLLTAGVPIELPETAAAPLPQEQEEPLAVTVGAEGQVFIGSTEVAREELVTRLAAIAGERQGDRVFLRADGTVPYADVMVVMGALNAGGFRNIGLVTDAGGPTLDAPEGE
- a CDS encoding energy transducer TonB; translation: MERRTAVTLSAGAHGGLLVWALIAGWFPATPEEDTLDVAAVSVISAAEFDALTSREPEAAPAPEAPAAPTAPEVAPTPPTPAPDARPVPAPQPEAPVPTPPDANPDASQLAPPPRADVSPDAPDPLAAPAEDPTATVSDRPAPRPAPRVAPTPAPTPPPATDSAPVVQAPPTPAEAEDPVQPAETPAAPEEAAPVIVTEADTPAAAPERSVRPARRPNRPTPAVAEADTPADAPSPATETASSAPPEPAAPREIDTSAALAAALGAAAEPAPSAPAGPPLTQGERDGLRVAVSQCWNLGSLSSEALRTRVTIAMEMNRDGTPLTNSIRLVGFTGGSQASANQAYEAGRRAIIRCGQGGFDLPEEKFEQWREIEMTFDPEQMRGR
- the tolB gene encoding Tol-Pal system beta propeller repeat protein TolB — protein: MKRLLTVLFVLLSAAAVLSIPARAQDGPLRITITDGVIEPLPFAVPTFVARNAAAGDLAQDITRVIAADLSNTGLFREIPKDAHIARISSFDSSVQWSDWKAINAQALITGSVLVEGDGRIVVQFRLFDVFSEAPLGEGLQFVGTADGWRRMAHKVADAAYSRITGEGPYFDSRVVFVSETGPKDARQKRLAVMDYDGANVQYLTSSNAIVLAPRFSPDGRQIVYTSYESGFPRVTVLDVATLARRTLGDLNTNMSFAPRFSPDGTQAVFSAEVAGNTDLYLLNLGSGATTRLTTAPSIETAPSFSPDGSRIVFESDRSGAPQIYVMSANGGEGDRISFGAGRYGTPVWSPRGDLIAFTKQNAGRFHIGVMRTDGSEERLLTGAFLDEGPTWAPNGRVVMFTRETAGANGAPALYSVDITGRNLQRAATPAAASDPSWGPLLN
- the pal gene encoding peptidoglycan-associated lipoprotein Pal, producing MKTKAILLISALALAGCGGQPFDRDDAVDLNAGAGGFGAGAGGVVPGSVNDPTSAAYFQQVVGDRVLFAVDQSTLSPEGRATLTAQAEWMIANPAYTALIEGHADEQGTREYNLALGGRRANSARDFLVSQGVPASRMRTISYGKERPLQICSTEACYSQNRRAVTVLAAGAGV
- the ybgF gene encoding tol-pal system protein YbgF; this encodes MRLALALTIALATPVAAQDNTQTLADIRQQLSVLNVEMQQLTQELSTTGAPALGIEGTSFPDRVISLEAQLQALTSKAEQLSFRVESIARDGGNRIEDLRFQLCELTTDCDLGALPTPGPLGGAAQATGGTSAPAPAPTDAPQLAVGEQAEFGAARALLDQGQNTQAAQALERFVATYPTGPLTTEAQFLRGQALSREADHAGAARAYLEAFSGAPEGAVAPDALLGLGRALGALGQRDEACLTLSEVGIRFPQATATGQANSALAEFGCS
- the tilS gene encoding tRNA lysidine(34) synthetase TilS, which codes for MHNLRVRAATVDHGLRPASAAEAATVGTLCAARGIPHDTLPLSLSDGADLQARARDARYAALADWARWRGVRSVLLGHTADDVAETLLMRLNDGAGLNGLSAMAPRFSRFGVTFLRPFHTLRRNCLRDFVLAQGVTPIDDPSNENPRFERVRVRQLIRDLGLPVDQLAASARALSEVRTSVEAQTLRLATAYVSEDRGDLLIKPHDLAALLGDAEQARRVLLRALSWINGGTYPPRRAEQVELMRRVAAGEDATLAGCLLRHRATGLRIAREPAAALRARDAVPGTVWDGRWRVTARGGDLSGLSIRALGGAVTDVDWRAIGLPRSSVMARPAIWRGAALLAVPGLSEGWRADCEPVWPEG
- the ftsH gene encoding ATP-dependent zinc metalloprotease FtsH; this encodes MGNARSIAFWVVLFVLVMALFQLFSGGQSAMSAREVPYSEFVNQVENGSVSAVTLDGERIIFRGVGGSEQITIKPADVDVTETLLDNDVAISAESQEQSGFMSALGLWLPFLVLIGIWIFFMNRMQGGGKGGAMGFGKSKAKLLTEKHGRVTFDDVAGIDEAKDDLEEIVEFLRNPQKFSRLGGKIPKGALLVGPPGTGKTLLARAVAGEAGVPFFTISGSDFVEMFVGVGASRVRDMFEQAKKNAPCIIFIDEIDAVGRSRGVGYGGGNDEREQTLNQLLVEMDGFDANEGIIIVAATNRPDVLDPALLRPGRFDRQVQVPNPDVKGREKILTVHARKVPLGADVDLRIIARGTPGFSGADLANLVNESALLAARIGRRVVTMEDFEQAKDKVMMGAERRSMVMTEDEKKLTAYHEAGHAVVGLNVPQHDPIHKATIIPRGRALGLVLSLPERDRISASYQWFTSRIAMAMGGRVAEELIFGKENITSGASQDIKQATQMARAMVTQYGYAHEELGFVDYANEQQSYLGAYGGGTNHSSETQRLIDEKVKDIINDGYETAKRILTEKADALENLAQGLLEYETLTGPEITKVINGEPLNRDDDDDGIDSGGSSLTAVPKTKPKAKSPDVGPAPEPSA